A genomic segment from Agrobacterium vitis encodes:
- a CDS encoding TraB/GumN family protein, with the protein MAVPLLFLTLLIAAIVSSSFVRAEDLSCTGRNLLPELQQKDPKAYQALEAEAAKVPNGHSIFWKIEKPGIAPSFLLGTMHVTDLRVLTMPKGAPDAAAAADTIIVESDEVLDDKKAALALLAKPELSMFTDGTTIASRLTPEQTATLETGLKERGLSLTAVNRMKPWILAAFVALPACEKARKAEGQSFLDKQIAENAAKAGKRVVGLETYAEQLAAMNDLPMAFHLQSLIEAVELGDKINDINETMISLYLKGEVGEIMPMLQAVAPDAKTAKPDGHTDFDQRIVIDRNMVMAERAGPHLNQGKIFMAVGALHLPGEKGLVELLRAQGFTLTAMQ; encoded by the coding sequence ATGGCCGTGCCACTGCTGTTCCTGACGCTGCTGATTGCAGCTATCGTGTCCTCAAGCTTTGTCAGGGCCGAGGATCTCTCCTGTACCGGACGCAATCTCCTGCCGGAGTTACAGCAAAAGGACCCGAAAGCCTATCAAGCGCTGGAGGCCGAAGCGGCCAAGGTGCCGAATGGCCATTCGATTTTCTGGAAGATCGAAAAGCCCGGCATTGCACCGTCCTTCCTGCTTGGCACCATGCATGTCACCGACCTGCGCGTGCTGACGATGCCGAAAGGCGCACCGGACGCAGCAGCGGCAGCCGATACCATTATCGTTGAATCCGATGAGGTCCTCGACGACAAGAAAGCCGCCCTCGCGCTTCTGGCAAAGCCCGAACTGTCAATGTTTACCGATGGTACGACGATTGCCAGCCGCCTGACACCGGAGCAGACGGCAACGCTCGAAACCGGACTGAAAGAACGAGGTCTGTCGCTCACCGCCGTCAACAGGATGAAGCCCTGGATTCTCGCGGCTTTCGTGGCACTTCCGGCCTGCGAAAAGGCCCGCAAAGCCGAGGGACAGTCCTTCCTCGACAAGCAGATTGCCGAAAATGCCGCCAAGGCCGGCAAGCGGGTGGTCGGACTGGAAACCTATGCCGAACAATTGGCCGCAATGAATGACCTGCCGATGGCTTTTCATTTACAATCGCTGATCGAGGCCGTCGAGCTTGGTGACAAGATCAATGACATCAATGAAACCATGATCTCCCTTTACCTGAAAGGCGAGGTCGGCGAGATCATGCCGATGCTGCAAGCGGTTGCACCGGATGCCAAGACCGCCAAACCTGACGGCCATACCGATTTCGACCAGCGGATCGTGATCGACCGCAACATGGTGATGGCAGAGCGCGCTGGGCCGCATCTCAACCAAGGCAAGATCTTCATGGCGGTCGGCGCCTTACATCTTCCGGGCGAAAAAGGTCTGGTCGAATTGCTGCGTGCTCAGGGCTTCACCCTGACGGCCATGCAATAA
- the lpdA gene encoding dihydrolipoyl dehydrogenase, whose amino-acid sequence MAYDLVVIGSGPGGYVCAIKAAQLGMKVAVVEKRATYGGTCLNIGCIPSKALLHASEMFHHAAHGMAELGVDVSAPVLNLPKMMAHKDATVKANVEGVSFLFKKNKIDGVIGMGKIVAAGKVSVTNDKGEEQILETKNIVIATGSDVAGIPGVAVDIDEKIIVSSTGGIALDKVPGKMIVVGGGVIGLELGSVWARLGAKVTVVEYLDTILGGMDGEVSKQFQRMLVKQGMEFNLGAKVTAVEKTGTGAKVTFEPAKGGEATVLEADVVLIATGRKPYTTGLGLEAVGVALDNRGRVEIDNHFQTNVAGIYAIGDVVKGPMLAHKAEDEGVALAEILSGQHGHVNYDVIPGVVYTQPEVASVGKTEEELKAAGVAYKVGKFPFTANGRARAMQATDGFVKVLADKETDRVLGVHIIGLGAGEMIHEAAVLMEFGGSSEDLGRTCHAHPTMSEAVKEAAMATFAKPIHM is encoded by the coding sequence ATGGCATATGATCTTGTTGTCATCGGTAGCGGCCCCGGCGGTTATGTCTGCGCGATCAAGGCTGCCCAGCTTGGAATGAAGGTGGCTGTTGTCGAGAAGCGTGCCACCTATGGCGGCACCTGCCTCAATATCGGTTGCATTCCATCGAAAGCGCTGCTGCATGCGTCCGAAATGTTCCACCATGCCGCCCATGGCATGGCTGAGCTCGGTGTGGATGTCAGCGCGCCGGTCCTGAACCTGCCGAAGATGATGGCGCACAAGGATGCGACCGTGAAAGCCAATGTCGAAGGCGTGTCCTTCCTGTTCAAGAAGAACAAGATCGATGGCGTCATCGGCATGGGCAAGATCGTGGCTGCCGGCAAGGTCTCTGTCACCAATGACAAGGGTGAAGAACAGATCCTCGAAACCAAGAACATCGTCATCGCCACCGGCTCGGATGTGGCTGGCATTCCCGGCGTTGCCGTAGATATCGACGAGAAGATCATCGTCTCCTCCACTGGAGGCATTGCTCTGGACAAAGTGCCGGGCAAGATGATCGTGGTTGGCGGCGGCGTGATTGGCCTTGAGCTTGGCTCGGTCTGGGCGCGTCTGGGTGCCAAGGTCACTGTGGTCGAATATCTCGACACTATTCTCGGCGGCATGGATGGCGAAGTCTCCAAGCAGTTCCAGCGCATGCTGGTCAAGCAGGGCATGGAATTCAACCTCGGTGCCAAGGTGACCGCCGTTGAAAAGACCGGTACCGGCGCCAAGGTGACGTTCGAGCCTGCCAAGGGCGGCGAAGCGACCGTGCTGGAAGCAGATGTCGTGTTGATCGCCACGGGCCGCAAGCCTTACACCACCGGCCTTGGGCTGGAAGCTGTTGGTGTTGCGCTCGACAACCGTGGCCGCGTCGAAATCGACAACCACTTCCAGACCAATGTTGCCGGCATTTACGCCATTGGTGACGTGGTCAAGGGTCCAATGCTGGCGCATAAGGCTGAAGACGAAGGCGTGGCGCTGGCTGAAATCCTCTCTGGCCAGCACGGCCACGTGAATTACGATGTCATTCCCGGCGTGGTTTACACCCAGCCGGAAGTGGCCTCTGTCGGCAAGACGGAAGAAGAGCTGAAGGCCGCAGGCGTCGCCTACAAGGTCGGAAAATTCCCCTTCACCGCCAATGGCCGCGCCCGCGCCATGCAGGCGACGGACGGTTTCGTCAAGGTTCTCGCTGATAAGGAGACCGACCGGGTGCTTGGCGTTCACATCATCGGCCTTGGGGCAGGTGAAATGATCCATGAAGCAGCTGTGTTGATGGAATTCGGCGGCTCTTCGGAAGATCTTGGCCGCACCTGCCATGCGCATCCGACCATGTCGGAAGCCGTGAAGGAAGCAGCAATGGCCACCTTCGCCAAGCCGATCCACATGTGA
- a CDS encoding LysE family translocator, with product MHPYLFELASLMAIFAFAIVSPGADLAMVMRQSLVHGRREAIITSIGVGSSLMFHVTYTILGLGLIISQSIYLFNIVKWCGVAYLLYIGVKSLRAGKSDMTAQPRVEAGDHKRQSISKSFFLGFAANALNPKPVFFFLSIFSTVVSIHTPIAVKFGYGLVMATCLITWFVGVSIFMTTPKMRAAFSRASQWIDRISGAVFIVLGLKLATEKAS from the coding sequence ATGCATCCCTATCTGTTTGAACTCGCATCCCTGATGGCTATTTTCGCCTTCGCTATCGTCTCTCCCGGTGCTGATCTGGCCATGGTCATGCGCCAGTCCCTGGTACATGGACGGCGTGAGGCGATCATCACCAGTATCGGCGTCGGTTCGTCGCTGATGTTTCATGTGACCTACACCATTCTCGGGCTTGGCCTGATCATTTCCCAGTCGATCTACCTGTTCAATATCGTCAAATGGTGTGGTGTCGCCTATCTGCTTTACATTGGTGTGAAGTCATTGCGGGCGGGTAAATCCGACATGACGGCGCAGCCGCGCGTGGAGGCGGGGGATCATAAACGCCAGTCGATCTCCAAGTCCTTCTTTCTCGGGTTTGCAGCCAATGCACTCAATCCGAAACCGGTGTTTTTCTTCCTGTCGATCTTCTCAACGGTGGTTAGCATTCACACGCCGATCGCGGTTAAGTTCGGATATGGCCTTGTCATGGCAACCTGCCTGATCACCTGGTTTGTCGGCGTCAGTATCTTCATGACGACGCCGAAAATGCGTGCGGCCTTTTCACGCGCCAGCCAATGGATCGACCGCATCAGCGGCGCAGTCTTCATTGTGCTTGGTTTGAAGCTAGCGACGGAAAAGGCCAGTTAA
- a CDS encoding MAPEG family protein has translation MQPTFLAASPFLPLIGISVILLIVHIMLQGMTATKELGTNWNAGPRDDDRKPTGQLAGRAARASRNFRETYPGFIALAFGLILAGDPHGFGLIGAWVWLVCRIIYIPLYLAGVPYIRSLVWVGSMAGLVAMLLVLLF, from the coding sequence ATGCAACCGACTTTTCTTGCCGCGTCGCCTTTTTTGCCGCTGATTGGTATCAGTGTGATCCTGTTGATCGTCCACATCATGCTGCAAGGCATGACGGCGACCAAGGAACTCGGGACAAACTGGAATGCCGGGCCGAGGGATGATGACAGGAAACCGACCGGTCAGCTCGCGGGCCGTGCGGCGCGGGCCTCCAGGAATTTCCGCGAGACCTATCCGGGGTTCATTGCGCTTGCATTCGGCCTCATTCTGGCTGGTGATCCGCATGGGTTCGGCCTGATCGGTGCCTGGGTATGGCTGGTATGCCGGATTATTTATATTCCGCTTTATCTGGCGGGAGTTCCCTATATCCGGTCTCTGGTATGGGTGGGCTCAATGGCAGGTCTGGTGGCAATGCTGTTGGTCCTGTTGTTTTAA
- the odhB gene encoding 2-oxoglutarate dehydrogenase complex dihydrolipoyllysine-residue succinyltransferase, translating into MATEIRVPTLGESVSEATVGTWFKKVGDVVKADEPLVELETDKVTVEVPCPASGVLTEIVAQNGETVGLGALLGQIAEGASAGAAAPAPAAAPAPAATPAQAAPAAPAAGSAMPAAPAAAKMLAENNISADQVDGSGKRGQVLKGDVIAAVAKGATAPAAAPAPVAAPRPVSSADDASREERVKMTRLRQTIAKRLKDAQNTAAMLTTYNEVDMSAVMSLRNKYKDIFEKKHGVKLGFMGFFTKAVTHALKELPAVNAEIDGTDIIYKNYCHVGMAVGTDKGLVVPVIRDADQMSISEVEKDLGRLAKAARDGSLSMADMQGGTFTITNGGVYGSLMSSPILNAPQSGILGMHKIQDRPVVVGGQIVIRPMMYLALSYDHRIVDGKEAVTFLVRVKESLEDPERLVLDL; encoded by the coding sequence ATGGCCACTGAAATCCGCGTCCCCACTCTGGGTGAATCCGTCAGCGAAGCCACCGTCGGCACCTGGTTCAAGAAAGTCGGCGATGTCGTCAAGGCGGACGAGCCGCTCGTGGAACTGGAAACCGACAAGGTAACGGTTGAAGTCCCTTGTCCCGCTTCGGGCGTTCTGACCGAAATCGTCGCCCAGAACGGTGAAACGGTTGGTCTTGGCGCTCTGCTCGGCCAGATCGCCGAGGGCGCATCGGCTGGTGCGGCTGCACCTGCTCCTGCTGCTGCCCCGGCGCCAGCTGCTACACCTGCACAGGCGGCCCCTGCCGCTCCGGCTGCAGGCTCCGCCATGCCGGCAGCGCCGGCCGCAGCGAAAATGCTGGCTGAAAACAATATCTCCGCCGATCAGGTGGATGGCTCCGGCAAGCGTGGCCAGGTGTTGAAGGGCGATGTGATCGCCGCTGTCGCAAAGGGTGCAACGGCGCCTGCCGCTGCTCCAGCCCCGGTTGCTGCGCCGCGTCCGGTGTCGTCTGCCGACGATGCATCGCGCGAAGAGCGCGTCAAGATGACCCGCCTGCGCCAGACCATTGCCAAGCGCCTGAAGGATGCGCAGAACACGGCTGCCATGCTGACCACCTATAACGAGGTGGACATGTCGGCAGTGATGAGCCTGCGCAACAAATACAAGGACATTTTCGAAAAGAAGCATGGCGTCAAGCTGGGCTTCATGGGCTTCTTCACCAAGGCCGTCACCCACGCCCTGAAGGAACTGCCTGCCGTCAACGCTGAGATCGACGGCACCGATATCATCTACAAGAACTACTGCCATGTCGGAATGGCCGTCGGCACCGACAAGGGCCTGGTTGTTCCTGTGATCCGCGATGCGGACCAGATGTCGATTTCGGAAGTCGAAAAGGATCTCGGTCGTCTTGCCAAGGCTGCCCGTGATGGTTCGCTCTCCATGGCCGACATGCAGGGCGGCACGTTCACCATCACCAATGGTGGTGTGTATGGTTCGCTGATGTCTTCGCCGATCCTCAATGCACCGCAGTCCGGTATTCTGGGCATGCACAAGATCCAGGATCGTCCGGTCGTGGTCGGTGGCCAGATCGTGATCCGTCCGATGATGTATCTGGCGCTGTCCTACGACCACCGGATCGTTGACGGCAAGGAAGCCGTGACCTTCCTCGTGCGCGTCAAGGAAAGCCTTGAAGATCCGGAACGTCTGGTTCTGGACCTCTAA
- a CDS encoding 2-oxoglutarate dehydrogenase E1 component, with translation MARQEANEQFQITSFLDGSNAIYIEQLYARYEDDPGSVSPEWQSFFKALGDNPSDVKKAAKGASWQRSNWPLTPRTDLVSALDGNWGLVEKAIETKVKGKAEAAAVTTGKPVSETEVLQATRDSVRAIMMIRAYRMRGHLHAKLDPLGIATAVEDYNELSPSSYGFTDADFDRKIFIDNVLGLEYATVREMIEILERTYCSTLGFEFMHISNPEEKAWIQERIEGPDKGVDFTVEGKKAILQKLVEAEGFEQFIDVKYKGTKRFGLDGGESLIPALEQIIKRGGQEGLEEVVLGMAHRGRLNVLTNVMHKPHRAVFHEFKGGSFKPDEVEGSGDVKYHLGASSDREFDGNKVHLSLTANPSHLEIVNPVVMGKARAKQDQLAKVWEGDVIPLKERAKVLPLLLHGDAAFAGQGVVAEILGLSGLRGHRVAGTMHVIINNQIGFTTNPGFSRSSPYPSDVAKMIEAPIFHVNGDDPEAVVYAAKVATEFRMKFHKPVVVDMFCYRRFGHNEGDEPSFTQPKMYKEIRAHKTVVQVYGDRLIAEGVITEGDLEKMKADWRANLEQEFEAGQSYKPNKADWLDGVWSGLRAADNADEQRRGKTAMPMKSLKEIGRKLSTIPDGFKAHRTIQRFMENRAQMIETGEGIDWAMAEALAFGSLVVEGHKIRLSGQDCERGTFSQRHSVLYDQETEDRYIPLANLAPNQARYEVINSMLSEEAVLGFEYGYSLARPNALTLWEAQFGDFANGAQVVFDQFISSGERKWLRMSGLVCLLPHGYEGQGPEHSSARLERWLQMCAEDNMQVANVTTPSNYYHILRRQVKRDFRKPLILMTPKSLLRHKRAQSTLAEMAGESSFHRLLWDDAEIIKDGPIKLQKDAKIRRVVMCSGKVYYDLLEEREKRGIDDVYLLRIEQLYPFPAKALINELSRFRNAEMVWCQEEPKNMGAWSFIDPYLEWVLAHIDAKYQRVRYTGRPAAASPATGLMSKHLAQLQAFLEDALGG, from the coding sequence ATGGCAAGGCAAGAAGCCAACGAGCAGTTTCAGATCACCTCGTTCCTGGACGGATCGAATGCGATCTATATCGAGCAGCTTTATGCGCGTTACGAAGACGATCCGGGTTCGGTATCGCCTGAGTGGCAATCCTTCTTCAAGGCGCTGGGCGATAATCCAAGCGACGTGAAAAAGGCGGCCAAGGGAGCCTCCTGGCAGCGGAGCAATTGGCCGCTGACGCCCCGCACCGATCTGGTTTCGGCGCTGGACGGCAATTGGGGTCTGGTTGAAAAGGCCATTGAAACCAAGGTCAAGGGCAAGGCTGAAGCCGCAGCCGTAACCACAGGCAAGCCAGTTTCTGAAACCGAAGTGTTGCAGGCGACCCGTGATAGCGTACGCGCTATCATGATGATCCGCGCTTATCGCATGCGCGGTCATTTGCATGCCAAGCTCGACCCGCTCGGCATTGCCACGGCGGTTGAAGATTACAACGAGCTGTCGCCATCGTCCTACGGCTTTACTGACGCTGATTTTGACCGCAAGATCTTCATCGATAACGTTCTGGGGCTGGAATATGCCACCGTGCGTGAGATGATCGAAATTCTTGAGCGCACCTATTGCTCGACGCTCGGTTTCGAATTCATGCACATTTCCAATCCGGAAGAAAAGGCCTGGATTCAAGAGCGCATCGAAGGCCCCGATAAAGGTGTTGATTTTACCGTCGAGGGCAAGAAAGCCATTCTGCAAAAGCTGGTTGAGGCTGAAGGCTTCGAGCAGTTCATTGATGTGAAGTACAAGGGCACCAAGCGCTTTGGTCTGGATGGCGGCGAATCGCTGATCCCGGCGCTGGAGCAGATTATCAAGCGCGGTGGTCAGGAAGGTCTCGAAGAGGTCGTGCTCGGCATGGCGCATCGCGGTCGTCTGAACGTATTGACCAATGTGATGCACAAGCCGCATCGCGCCGTGTTCCACGAGTTCAAGGGCGGTTCGTTCAAGCCTGATGAAGTCGAAGGCTCCGGCGACGTGAAGTACCATCTGGGTGCCTCGTCCGACCGCGAATTCGATGGCAACAAGGTTCACTTGTCGCTGACGGCCAACCCCTCGCATCTGGAAATCGTCAACCCCGTGGTGATGGGAAAGGCTCGCGCCAAGCAGGACCAGCTGGCCAAAGTCTGGGAAGGCGACGTGATTCCGCTGAAGGAACGCGCCAAGGTTCTTCCATTGCTGCTGCATGGCGACGCGGCCTTTGCGGGTCAGGGCGTTGTGGCTGAAATTCTTGGCCTGTCTGGTCTGCGCGGTCACCGCGTGGCTGGCACGATGCATGTGATCATCAATAACCAGATCGGCTTTACCACCAATCCGGGCTTCTCGCGCTCGTCGCCTTATCCATCGGATGTGGCCAAGATGATCGAAGCGCCGATCTTCCATGTGAATGGGGACGATCCGGAAGCTGTGGTTTATGCCGCCAAGGTGGCGACTGAATTCCGCATGAAGTTCCACAAGCCTGTGGTTGTGGACATGTTCTGCTACCGCCGCTTTGGCCATAATGAAGGTGATGAACCTTCGTTTACCCAGCCAAAGATGTACAAGGAAATTCGTGCCCACAAGACCGTTGTTCAGGTCTATGGCGATCGCTTGATTGCTGAAGGCGTGATTACCGAAGGCGATCTTGAAAAGATGAAAGCCGATTGGCGCGCCAATCTTGAGCAGGAATTCGAGGCTGGCCAGTCCTACAAGCCCAACAAGGCTGACTGGCTGGATGGCGTCTGGTCCGGTCTTCGCGCTGCCGACAATGCCGATGAGCAGCGTCGCGGCAAGACAGCCATGCCGATGAAGTCCCTGAAGGAGATCGGTCGCAAGCTGTCGACCATTCCTGATGGCTTCAAAGCGCATCGCACCATCCAGCGCTTCATGGAAAACCGCGCCCAGATGATCGAGACCGGCGAAGGTATCGATTGGGCGATGGCCGAGGCCCTGGCTTTCGGTTCGCTGGTCGTCGAAGGCCACAAGATCCGCCTGTCCGGTCAGGATTGCGAGCGCGGCACATTCAGCCAGCGTCATTCGGTACTCTACGATCAGGAAACCGAGGATCGCTACATTCCGTTGGCCAACCTCGCACCTAACCAGGCCCGCTACGAAGTCATCAATTCGATGCTGTCGGAAGAGGCCGTGCTTGGCTTCGAATACGGCTATTCTCTGGCCCGCCCGAATGCACTGACCCTGTGGGAAGCCCAGTTCGGTGACTTCGCCAACGGCGCCCAGGTGGTGTTCGACCAGTTCATCTCGTCGGGTGAACGCAAGTGGCTTCGCATGTCCGGCCTCGTCTGCCTTCTGCCGCATGGCTATGAAGGTCAGGGACCGGAACACTCTTCGGCTCGTCTGGAGCGCTGGCTGCAAATGTGCGCTGAAGACAATATGCAGGTGGCTAACGTCACGACGCCGAGCAATTATTACCATATCCTGCGCCGTCAGGTGAAACGCGACTTCCGCAAGCCGCTGATCCTGATGACGCCGAAGTCGCTGCTGCGCCACAAGCGGGCCCAGTCGACCCTGGCGGAAATGGCAGGCGAAAGCTCGTTCCATCGCTTGCTGTGGGATGATGCCGAGATCATCAAGGACGGTCCGATCAAGCTCCAGAAGGATGCCAAGATCCGCCGCGTGGTGATGTGTAGCGGCAAGGTTTACTATGACCTGCTGGAAGAGCGCGAAAAGCGTGGCATCGACGATGTGTACCTGCTGCGTATCGAACAGCTCTATCCGTTCCCGGCCAAGGCGCTGATCAATGAGCTCAGCCGCTTCCGCAATGCGGAAATGGTCTGGTGCCAGGAAGAGCCGAAGAACATGGGGGCCTGGTCCTTCATCGATCCTTACCTGGAATGGGTGCTGGCTCACATCGACGCCAAGTATCAGCGCGTGCGCTATACCGGCCGTCCGGCTGCCGCCTCTCCGGCAACGGGCCTGATGTCCAAGCACCTCGCCCAGCTGCAAGCCTTCCTGGAGGACGCACTCGGCGGCTGA
- the sucD gene encoding succinate--CoA ligase subunit alpha produces the protein MSILINKDTKVLVQGLTGKTGTFHTEQALAYYGTKMVGGIHPAKGGSNWTGSKGETLPIFASVAEGKDVTGANASVIYVPPAGAAAAIIEAIEAEIPLIVCITEGIPVADMVKVKARLDKSKSRLIGPNCPGVMTPEECKIGIMPGSIFRKGSVGVLSRSGTLTYEAVFQTSNEGLGQTSAVGIGGDPVKGTEFIDILEMYLADEATKSIIMIGEIGGSAEEEAAQFLKDEAKKGRKKPMVGFIAGRTAPPGRTMGHAGAVISGGKGGAEDKIEAMESAGIRVSPSPARLGKTLVEVLKG, from the coding sequence ATGTCGATTCTGATCAATAAAGACACCAAGGTTCTCGTACAGGGCCTGACCGGCAAGACCGGCACTTTCCATACCGAGCAGGCGCTTGCCTATTACGGCACCAAAATGGTCGGCGGTATTCATCCGGCCAAGGGCGGTAGCAACTGGACCGGCTCCAAGGGTGAAACCCTGCCGATCTTCGCTTCCGTTGCCGAAGGCAAGGACGTCACAGGCGCCAATGCATCGGTGATCTACGTACCGCCAGCCGGTGCTGCTGCTGCAATCATCGAAGCCATCGAAGCTGAAATTCCGCTGATCGTCTGCATCACGGAAGGCATTCCGGTTGCCGACATGGTCAAGGTCAAGGCTCGCCTCGACAAGTCCAAGTCGCGCCTGATCGGCCCCAACTGCCCGGGCGTGATGACGCCGGAAGAATGCAAGATCGGCATTATGCCGGGTTCGATCTTCCGCAAGGGTTCGGTTGGCGTGTTGTCGCGTTCCGGCACTTTGACCTATGAGGCCGTGTTCCAGACCTCGAACGAAGGCCTCGGCCAGACCTCGGCTGTCGGCATCGGCGGCGACCCGGTCAAGGGCACCGAGTTTATCGACATCCTGGAAATGTACCTCGCAGACGAAGCCACCAAGTCGATCATCATGATCGGTGAAATCGGCGGCTCTGCGGAAGAAGAAGCTGCACAGTTCCTCAAGGACGAAGCCAAGAAGGGCCGCAAGAAGCCGATGGTTGGCTTCATCGCTGGTCGTACGGCACCTCCCGGTCGCACCATGGGTCACGCAGGCGCTGTGATCTCTGGCGGCAAGGGCGGCGCGGAAGACAAGATCGAAGCTATGGAATCGGCTGGCATTCGGGTTTCGCCCTCGCCAGCCCGCCTTGGCAAGACGCTGGTTGAAGTTCTCAAGGGCTGA
- the sucC gene encoding ADP-forming succinate--CoA ligase subunit beta, with protein MNIHEYQAKALLKSFGAPVAEGVAIFSADEAEAAAKQLPGPLYVVKSQIHAGGRGKGKFKELGPDAKGGVRLAFSIDEVKSHVAEMLGNTLVTNQTGPAGKQVNRLYIEDGADIERELYLSLLVDRAVGQVAFVVSTEGGMDIETVAHDTPEKIISVAIDPEAGVTAANLEALTAALLLEGEAKADAEKLFPILYKAFVEKDMALLEVNPLIVMKNGRMRVLDAKMSFDGNALFRHEDVVALRDKTEEDAKEIEASKYDLAYVALDGNIGCMVNGAGLAMATMDIIKLYGAEPANFLDVGGGATKEKVTAAFKIITADPAVKGILVNIFGGIMKCDVIAEGVLAAVKDVGLTVPLVVRLEGTNVELGKKIINESGLNVISADDLDDAAQKIVAAVKAA; from the coding sequence ATGAATATTCATGAATATCAGGCCAAGGCTCTGCTGAAGAGCTTTGGCGCACCGGTTGCCGAAGGTGTGGCAATCTTTTCCGCCGATGAAGCTGAGGCGGCCGCAAAGCAGCTTCCTGGCCCGCTTTATGTCGTCAAGAGCCAGATCCACGCTGGTGGTCGCGGCAAGGGCAAGTTTAAGGAACTTGGCCCGGATGCCAAGGGCGGCGTTCGCCTGGCTTTCTCGATTGATGAAGTGAAGTCGCATGTTGCTGAAATGCTCGGCAACACGCTGGTGACCAACCAGACCGGCCCTGCCGGCAAGCAGGTCAACCGCCTCTACATCGAAGACGGTGCAGACATCGAGCGCGAACTTTATCTGTCGCTGCTCGTAGACCGCGCTGTTGGTCAGGTTGCTTTCGTGGTTTCCACCGAAGGCGGCATGGACATTGAAACGGTTGCGCACGACACCCCAGAAAAGATCATCAGCGTTGCGATTGATCCAGAAGCTGGTGTAACGGCTGCCAATCTCGAAGCCCTGACAGCGGCTCTGCTGCTCGAAGGCGAAGCCAAGGCTGACGCTGAAAAGCTGTTCCCGATCCTGTACAAAGCCTTTGTCGAAAAGGACATGGCTCTGCTGGAAGTCAACCCGCTGATCGTCATGAAGAACGGTCGTATGCGCGTTCTCGACGCCAAGATGTCTTTCGATGGCAACGCTCTGTTCCGTCACGAAGACGTTGTGGCTCTGCGCGACAAGACCGAAGAAGACGCCAAGGAAATCGAAGCGTCCAAGTATGATCTGGCTTACGTTGCTCTCGACGGCAACATTGGCTGCATGGTCAACGGTGCTGGTCTCGCCATGGCAACCATGGACATCATCAAGCTCTATGGTGCTGAGCCGGCAAACTTCCTTGACGTTGGTGGCGGTGCGACCAAGGAAAAGGTTACGGCAGCCTTCAAGATCATCACTGCCGATCCGGCTGTGAAGGGCATTCTGGTCAACATCTTCGGCGGTATCATGAAGTGTGACGTGATTGCCGAAGGCGTTCTGGCTGCCGTCAAGGACGTCGGTCTCACCGTTCCACTCGTCGTTCGCCTCGAAGGCACCAATGTCGAGCTGGGCAAGAAAATCATCAACGAATCCGGTCTCAACGTCATTTCGGCGGATGATCTGGATGATGCTGCGCAGAAGATCGTCGCAGCCGTGAAGGCAGCGTGA
- the mdh gene encoding malate dehydrogenase: MARNKIALIGSGMIGGTLAHLAGLKELGDIVLFDIADGVPQGKGLDIAQSSPVEGFNAKLTGSSDYAAIEGADVCIVTAGVPRKPGMSRDDLLGINLKVMEQVGAGIKKYAPNAFVICITNPLDAMVWALQKFSGLPANKVVGMAGVLDSSRFRLFLAEEFNVSVQDVTAFVLGGHGDTMVPLARYSTVGGIPLTDLVKMGWVTAERLEEIIQRTRDGGAEIVGLLKTGSAFYAPAASAIEMAESYLKDKKRVLPCAAHLTGQYGVKDMYVGVPTVIGAGGVERVIEIELNKDEEAAFQKSVGAVAGLCEACINIAPALK, translated from the coding sequence ATGGCGCGCAACAAGATCGCACTTATTGGTTCTGGAATGATCGGTGGTACGCTGGCCCATCTGGCTGGCTTGAAAGAACTGGGCGACATCGTCCTGTTCGATATCGCCGATGGCGTACCGCAGGGTAAGGGTCTCGATATTGCGCAGTCGTCGCCCGTTGAAGGCTTCAATGCCAAGCTGACCGGTTCGAGCGACTACGCCGCTATCGAAGGTGCGGATGTCTGCATCGTCACCGCTGGTGTGCCCCGCAAGCCCGGCATGAGCCGCGACGACCTGCTCGGCATCAACCTCAAGGTCATGGAACAGGTTGGCGCTGGCATCAAGAAATATGCGCCAAACGCCTTCGTGATCTGCATCACCAACCCGCTCGATGCCATGGTCTGGGCATTGCAGAAGTTCTCCGGCCTTCCCGCCAACAAGGTTGTCGGCATGGCTGGCGTGCTCGACAGCTCGCGCTTCCGCCTTTTCCTGGCTGAAGAATTCAACGTTTCCGTTCAGGACGTCACCGCTTTCGTGCTTGGCGGTCATGGCGACACCATGGTGCCGCTGGCTCGTTACTCCACGGTCGGCGGTATCCCGCTGACCGATCTGGTCAAGATGGGCTGGGTCACCGCTGAACGCCTGGAAGAGATCATTCAGCGCACCCGTGATGGCGGCGCCGAAATCGTCGGCCTGCTGAAGACCGGTTCGGCTTTCTACGCACCAGCCGCTTCGGCAATTGAAATGGCTGAATCCTACCTCAAGGACAAGAAGCGCGTTCTGCCTTGCGCTGCGCACCTGACCGGTCAGTACGGCGTCAAGGACATGTATGTCGGCGTGCCCACGGTGATTGGTGCTGGCGGCGTCGAGCGCGTCATCGAGATCGAACTGAACAAGGACGAGGAAGCCGCCTTCCAGAAGTCGGTCGGCGCTGTCGCCGGTCTCTGCGAAGCCTGCATCAATATCGCTCCGGCTCTCAAGTAA